tttctctctctttctcacttgtcccttctctctctttttttatctttttgtagaaagtgtttatttaattattcgCCGAActccttttatatattttattttgtttttttactttttcttttaatcaccACTCCTTCCTATATTTTTGGAACTTCATTTCGTCTCCCCCCACTCTCGAGAATTTTCATTTGGAATTTTCCCACCcgtttgctcaaaaaaaaaaagaattttccCACCCAGAAAAAAACTGTAGACCTCTTTTcgtgttaaatttttttttattatttaactcTTATTCATGTTCTATTtgctaatataataaaatatagtttaaaaatataattatatttattttattaatataaattcacaATTGCCATagataactatttatatatgtataaatacatttcaatatattattataatggTTGAGAACACACAAAAATTATGAATACAAAGTTTTTACATCCGTTTGAACAAGTATCAGTAGGAAAAAAGGAAGAAGCGGACATTTGTAATCGTAGCTGTGATTGGTACatgtatatacaaaatttgtaattgtatatatatatatacatccgTTGAGATTTAGCTTCAGCAATTCAGAAAATGTACACAGAAACAACAGAAGTTAAGAAAGATGTCAAGAGCACGGAGACAAAGTTCACACCGTTGTTGTCAAGAATGTCCACTCCTGATATCTTCTTTACGGTCGGCCCTGGTTTCCCTACAACCTGCACACAACCACCCCagtaaacaagaaaataaaatactcTTGTCCTTAATATTACTTGTTTCCTTTCAAAAACCTAACCTTGTTCCGGACAGAACAGAAGCCACTGAACTGGATTGTTGCTCCAAGCACGGAATCAATAAGACTCCCACATAATCCAGCTAACGCAGAGACTGGAATCACTAAGAGTTGCTTGAGAGCCACATCGCTTGCACATCTCACAGTAAACAGTCCGAACACAAGGAATGTTACTCCCACGGTGGCGCCGGCCGCCACAGCAGCTAAGAGTCCTGCCTTTGTAACTCCACCATTCGTGCCCTTCTTCACCGGCTGAGAGTGAGAAACCAAACGTTTAGCTAAAACATGAaatattaaataagaaaaaaaagaaacagagaaccTTTAGCGTTGTGATTAGTCGAGGCTGGGCATCGCTAAGCACCCCAAGCTCCGAGGACCAGGTGTCACCATTACAGCATGCGTAATGACCGATGATCCCACCGATTAGAGCTGTTACAATCTCTGACTGCTTAGAGTCCAAACACCTGTCCTGCCATCCCGTTAAAGTAGAGACAATTACAACTAGAACCGATGCAATTCCACTATTgcaaagcacttgtatcctgtaacaaaaatataccaatttttttatctgtcaaaacaaatataaagtttaagaaatcatcatcatcatcctctgctaatattcgaatatttaattaatcaaaGTAATTAATTACAGGAGATATGCAAGAAAATGCTACCAGTTCCTTTGGCCACCTTCCTTGAACTCAGCATCAATCCGTCGTTTCTTATCTTCGCCAACCCTGGTAAGCTTCGACGAAGTAAGAAAGACCACGAGCGGCAGAGCTGCGTACCTTCAAAGATTCAACAGATATTAATCGATGTGTCACCCAAATGGTTGAGTGCTATACCAGCGATCAAACCGAGTGAACAAACCGAACTCAAAGTACCAAGAGTAAATGGTTTGAGTGAGTCAGTGTattaattgttaattaatttgGTTCAGAAAATAATCAAGACGTGGTTTGTTTCCTAAACTTTAGGATCAACCAATTCATGTCTCATGTGTTTCCTCAATTCCATATTTAAACTTTGATTCCTTGTTTGCAGGAACTACTAGTTCCAATTTGCTTCTTGTCTAAATGAAAAAAGCCAAAAAGAAAAGGCAAACAAATTTGTCTGAAGAAGTTACGTGTGTTCTAAGTATTATTTGTGATCAACAATTATAACCTGCAACAGAGGTCTATCATTAATCCGACCAATCTCATCATATTACATAAACAAATCAAGACAAAGCGGGAGAAGAAACCTGAAACCGGCGGCGAAATGGATGGTCGAAACGAGTAATCCAGCAACTATGCCGGAGAGGTCAAGCGACTTCCGTTTGTGAGATCTGGCGGCGATGAGAGAAGAAATAAAGACGGAGATTATAAGCCTGACTCGAGGGGACGTTTCCATTTTACCAGTGGCAGAGATTCTGAAGATGAGGAAGATCCAAGATTCAGTTAGTTTGGTTTGGTGCTAGGCGACGAGATAGAGAGCCGTTGACCCCGACTAGTCACCATCACTGACGTCACGTGTTTTGACCTGCTATTACAAATTGGGCTGGACTGATAAGCCCAAATACTTACATTATTGCGCGAATGGACAGACCAGATAACGCGGGAGAGCATATCTTCCTATGTAGTGGGAGGTAATCAGGTGTGGGGGCCCAATCTCGATTTCTATTCCTGAGGCCACCCACCTCACTTCTAGCTCTAGGCTGGAGTCGCCAAACTccttttatatgtaaattagtAGTGATTGGTGCAATTCTAATAAACGTATATATATACCTGTAACTTGAGTACAAATTGGTTATTCATGGTTTTCGTTATTCCAAATAACCAAAGGATTCGTAGCTGTGATTGGTGCATACATATTCTCAGTGTAAGAGAGACTGTTTATTAAAAGACTGCTCTCAGCATACAACACATTAACCTTTGTTACcaatataaaatgtgtatataccCAAAACAAAGGATTTAAAAGATGTGAGCAACATGATTAGCTTCAGCAATTCAGAAAATGTACACAGAAGCAATGGAAGTTAAGAAAGATGTCAAGAGTATGGAGACAAAGTTCACACCGTTGTTGTCAAGAATGTCCACACCTGATATCTTCTTCACGGTCGGCCCTGGTTTCCCTACAACCTGCACGCAACCATCccagtaaacaaaaaaaaaaatactcttcTCCTTTAATCCACCACGTAATAcatattttctttcaaaacccTAACCTTGTTCCGGACAGTGCAGAAACCACTGAACTGGATTGTTGCTCCAAGCACGGAATCAATAAGACTCCCACATAACCCAGCTAACGCAGAGACTGGAATCACTAAGAGTTGCTTGAGAGCCACATCACTTGCACATCTCACAGTAAACAGTCCGAACACAAGAAATGTTACTCCCACAGTGGCGCCGGCTGCCACAGCAGCTAAGAGTCCTGCTTTTGTAACTCCACCATTTGTACCCTTCTTCACAGGCTGAGAATGTGAAACCAAACGTTTAGCTAAACACGAAAtattaacaaagaaaaagagaaacagAGAACCTTTAGCGTTGTGATTAGTCGAGGCTGGGCATCGCTAAGCACCCCAAGCTCCGAGGACCAGGTGTCACCATTACAGCATGCGTAATGGCCGATGATCCCACCGATAAGAGCTGTTACAATCTCTGACTGCTTAGAGTCCAAACACGTGTCCTGCCATCCCGTTATAGTAGAGGCAATAACAACTAGAACCGATGCAATTCCACTATTgcaaagcacttgtatcctgaaacaaaatatttaaggaATACCCTGTCAAAgcaattaaata
The sequence above is drawn from the Raphanus sativus cultivar WK10039 chromosome 7, ASM80110v3, whole genome shotgun sequence genome and encodes:
- the LOC108816220 gene encoding protein PGR-like; amino-acid sequence: METSPRVRLIISVFISSLIAARSHKRKSLDLSGIVAGLLVSTIHFAAGFRYAALPLVVFLTSSKLTRVGEDKKRRIDAEFKEGGQRNWIQVLCNSGIASVLVVIVSTLTGWQDRCLDSKQSEIVTALIGGIIGHYACCNGDTWSSELGVLSDAQPRLITTLKPVKKGTNGGVTKAGLLAAVAAGATVGVTFLVFGLFTVRCASDVALKQLLVIPVSALAGLCGSLIDSVLGATIQFSGFCSVRNKVVGKPGPTVKKISGVDILDNNGVNFVSVLLTSFLTSVVSVYIF
- the LOC108818021 gene encoding protein PGR — encoded protein: METSPRFMLIFAVVISSLIAFRSYKRKSLNLSGGVAGFLVMTIHFAAGFRYGALLLVFFLTSSKLTKVGEDKKRRVDVEFKEGGQRNWIQVLCNSGIASVLVVIASTITGWQDTCLDSKQSEIVTALIGGIIGHYACCNGDTWSSELGVLSDAQPRLITTLKPVKKGTNGGVTKAGLLAAVAAGATVGVTFLVFGLFTVRCASDVALKQLLVIPVSALAGLCGSLIDSVLGATIQFSGFCTVRNKVVGKPGPTVKKISGVDILDNNGVNFVSILLTSFLTSIASVYIF